A single genomic interval of Physeter macrocephalus isolate SW-GA chromosome 5, ASM283717v5, whole genome shotgun sequence harbors:
- the LOC102992258 gene encoding serine/arginine-rich splicing factor 3-like translates to MHRDSCPLDCKVYVGNLGNNGNKTELERAFGYYGPLQSMWVARNPPGFAFVEFEDPRDAANAVRELDGRTLCGCRVRVELSNGEKRSRNHGPPPSWGRRPRDNYQRRSPPPRRRSPRRRSFSCSRSRSLSRDRRRERSLSWERNHKPSQSFFRSRSRSRSNEIEDQFARGVMYRK, encoded by the coding sequence ATGCATCGTGATTCCTGTCCATTGGACTGTAAAGTTTATGTAGGTAATCTTGGAAACAATGGTAACAAGACTGAATTGGAACgagcttttggctattatggacCACTCCAAAGTATGTGGGTTGCTAGAAACCCTCCTGGCTTCGCTTTTGTTGAATTTGAAGATCCCCGAGATGCAGCCAATGCTGTCCGAGAGCTAGATGGGAGAACACTATGTGGCTGCCGAGTAAGAGTGGAACTGTCGAATGGTGAAAAGAGAAGTCGAAATCATGGCCCACCTCCTTCTTGGGGTCGTCGCCCTCGAGATAATTATCAGAGGAGGAGTCCTCCACCTCGCCGCAGATCTCCAAGACGGAGAAGCTTCTCCTGCAGCCGGAGCAGGTCCCTTTCTAGAgataggagaagagagagatcacTGTCCTGGGAGAGAAATCACAAGCCGTCCCAATCTTTCTTTAGGTCTCGTAGCCGATCTAGGTCAAATGAAATAGAAGACCAGTTTGCAAGAGGAGTGATGTACAGGAAATAA